From a single Pseudomonas sp. A34-9 genomic region:
- a CDS encoding DNA-3-methyladenine glycosylase has protein sequence MSNLTVRNSAERLPLGLPDAFFDRDAQVVAQDLLGKVIRHRVGDLWLSARIIETEAYYCAEKGSHASLGYTEKRKALFLDGGHIYMYYARGGDSLNFSAQGPGNAVLIKSAYPWVDEISGPASLAQMLLNNPDAQGRPRPSQKLCAGQTLLCKALDLKVPVWDAKRFDHEVLLVEDTGPAPAHIIQTTRLGIPHGRDEHLMYRFVDAAYAQWCTRNPLRRGQVEGRDYFLL, from the coding sequence ATGTCCAACCTGACCGTTCGCAACAGCGCCGAGCGCCTGCCACTGGGACTTCCGGACGCTTTTTTCGACCGTGACGCCCAAGTAGTGGCGCAGGATCTGCTCGGCAAAGTCATTCGCCACCGCGTCGGCGACCTTTGGCTGAGCGCCCGGATCATCGAAACCGAGGCTTATTACTGCGCAGAAAAAGGCAGCCACGCCTCCCTCGGCTACACAGAAAAACGTAAGGCATTGTTTCTGGATGGCGGTCACATCTATATGTATTACGCCCGAGGCGGTGATTCGTTGAACTTCAGCGCCCAAGGGCCGGGCAATGCAGTACTGATCAAATCCGCCTATCCGTGGGTCGATGAAATCAGCGGCCCGGCGAGTCTGGCGCAGATGCTGCTGAACAACCCGGATGCCCAAGGTCGCCCGCGTCCGTCGCAGAAGCTCTGCGCGGGGCAGACATTATTGTGCAAGGCACTGGACTTGAAGGTGCCGGTATGGGACGCCAAGCGTTTCGATCATGAAGTGCTGCTGGTCGAAGACACCGGGCCGGCGCCCGCGCACATCATTCAAACCACGCGCCTGGGCATACCCCATGGCCGTGACGAACACCTCATGTACCGTTTTGTCGATGCCGCTTATGCGCAATGGTGCACGCGGAACCCGCTACGCCGCGGTCAGGTCGAAGGCCGGGATTATTTTCTGCTGTAA
- a CDS encoding bifunctional DedA family/phosphatase PAP2 family protein translates to MGPWLDSVTGWLAANPQWLAAAVFIVAFVECLAIAGLIVPGTVLLFAVAVLAGSGALSLSETLLLGFLGGILGDAVSYFLGRHFHQNIRRLPGLRHHPEWMAGAESYFQRYGIASLLVGRFIGPLRPMLPMVAGMCDMPFPRFAAVSLLAAAGWSLAYLLPGWATGAAFRLPLPEGFWLEAGIVAASIAVMVGLSVNSSLRRHRRATIWISSMSLLILIGLFIGYPYLNALDQGVMTLVQEHRQPVLDEIAVTLTLIGEFRNMLLFSILLTGLLLLCRQWRQAVFAGGTLLVTALANTATKLFFARVRPEVLTDPITSYSMPSGHASGSFALFLTLAVLAGRGQPPRMRLTWLLIGCIPAMAIALSRVYLGAHWPTDILAGAMLAACVCAASLWLNQRQAPLNAMPFKVWWLILPAMVALFSFFVLRHLPHTLLRYAY, encoded by the coding sequence ATGGGCCCATGGCTCGATAGCGTGACCGGCTGGCTGGCGGCCAATCCACAGTGGCTGGCTGCTGCGGTATTCATTGTTGCCTTTGTGGAATGCCTGGCGATTGCCGGTTTGATCGTGCCGGGCACCGTGCTGCTGTTTGCCGTCGCCGTTCTCGCCGGCAGCGGCGCACTGTCGCTGAGCGAAACGTTGTTGCTGGGTTTTCTCGGCGGGATTCTCGGCGATGCCGTTTCGTATTTCCTCGGCCGCCATTTCCACCAGAACATTCGGCGCCTGCCGGGGCTGCGCCATCATCCGGAATGGATGGCGGGCGCCGAGTCCTACTTCCAGCGCTATGGCATCGCCAGCCTGCTGGTCGGTCGCTTTATCGGGCCGTTGCGGCCGATGCTGCCCATGGTCGCCGGCATGTGCGACATGCCGTTCCCGCGTTTCGCCGCTGTCAGCCTGCTGGCCGCCGCCGGTTGGAGTCTGGCCTATCTGTTGCCCGGCTGGGCCACCGGCGCGGCTTTTCGCCTGCCATTGCCGGAAGGTTTCTGGCTTGAAGCGGGGATCGTCGCCGCCAGCATCGCGGTGATGGTCGGCCTCAGTGTGAACAGCAGCCTGCGCCGCCACCGCCGCGCGACGATCTGGATCAGCAGCATGAGCCTGCTGATTCTGATCGGTCTGTTCATCGGCTATCCGTACCTGAACGCCCTTGATCAAGGCGTGATGACGCTGGTGCAGGAGCATCGCCAGCCGGTACTGGATGAGATCGCGGTCACGCTGACCCTGATCGGTGAGTTTCGCAACATGCTGCTGTTCAGCATCTTGCTGACCGGCCTGTTGCTGCTGTGCCGGCAATGGCGTCAGGCGGTTTTCGCTGGCGGCACCCTGCTCGTCACCGCACTGGCCAACACCGCGACCAAACTGTTTTTCGCCCGGGTCCGCCCGGAAGTGCTGACCGATCCGATCACCAGTTACAGCATGCCCAGCGGCCATGCTTCCGGCTCGTTTGCGCTGTTTCTGACCCTGGCCGTCCTCGCCGGACGCGGGCAACCGCCACGCATGCGCCTGACGTGGCTGCTGATCGGCTGTATTCCGGCCATGGCGATTGCCCTCTCGCGGGTCTACCTGGGCGCTCACTGGCCGACGGACATTCTGGCCGGCGCCATGCTGGCCGCGTGCGTGTGTGCGGCGAGCCTGTGGCTCAACCAGCGGCAGGCGCCGCTCAATGCCATGCCCTTTAAAGTCTGGTGGCTGATCCTGCCGGCCATGGTGGCGTTGTTCTCCTTCTTCGTCCTGCGTCATTTGCCTCATACGCTGTTGCGCTACGCCTACTAA
- a CDS encoding calcium-binding protein, which translates to MAIPIEASTDTLQGSNIQVTEIDTSPNAHAPPAGKVASPAPPSVAPAPEDGDAPYRRTLKALDKHFGPSRIGEVMVNRAELKSLGATVNGHPISPANAGMQTPDQGFLDGLNFDSATVKTRLKSVDIPDSGVVATLFYEIACKRSYNAAPLFIGAEGLDPGSAMDRLNKLGTAAQKLDIHRVDSFQNTPGWVSKTKSYLMSGTGVGLQAFGIYSGYRGMLDAVKNGDAGEAIYQGGSIAAEFGSLIIEQGLRKGGEAMLRNGSTAFGHFSSTSAGKFLSRGAGLFASAITMPFDIVDAVKSFNAAADAKDKVAQDHYVNGAVSVAGAGVSLVLGVAALAGFGSVAGPLGLAAAAVLIFGSMIYHAARAVDDIDDYIELSAHERLRSGWFACTGQELDKEVMDRFKISKTFSDYDHQLRSSARAVLEGAYKDSIEHVVNGSFKVVLKDVQVWRHRWNESAGEKPFKLDSEPVIVGTDDVINARDGLPANLKGKVTGTPGEAKGLLWNLGDGDDRVVGVQARPNLFTYRDGTKTLTGGDKNDEFYYQVPEQELNRATRPAQLSFIDGGAGVDTLAFEGQRPLSDTRHVGYDVNLVSNKVKLRGLDPEGDGVEVAQLTAVENVSTLRKGTNRVTGNDQANQISANGYDRINAGAGDDTIAVRGPDCHVQGGSGKDRYYIADTNAQTTIVEDGAQLSLIEFGWTMDVIQRWEIVGTSLVVSSLRDRDGRSPLHELTLENVYQWIDGKRHRKNDQLLFKTGDGYELLPSLPALLDDSPSQDIEVAVSVKGRPAAAAVIVNNGTFSLTAQGTRRHFVSRAAGDVEFVAQRNAAETSNVIYLDFKHTEIISVGLDYEVQTRKGVSGNTHLTYKDLNLSIALAGKTVRVKGVIQTIAAATGYSGRNSLKVTTPLLAHDVALVLQDEVSWRLQIPDMDYEDDAKNPGHRTRSTRSCLKRRHGKYLFIQPQVTETQRLPAKNSNVDIAAKPHTGIYALEGQSCAYGVYLASNSIIRLSTPDALAKSADASTWTLFTRRMAETVTRDEIRLDANRLRIGSAVIELPDVPDDAPVESVSVATSAGNIYEVSLLFEVLQLYVINAQGYASVDELLADLRNHRERGELAARVAVTHIGAFPSIDGTVIYHTIGNYWGVESNQTLRIAPENLVITTSKTA; encoded by the coding sequence GTGGCAATACCTATCGAAGCCTCCACTGACACCCTGCAAGGCAGCAACATCCAAGTAACGGAAATCGACACGTCGCCCAATGCGCATGCACCGCCGGCGGGGAAAGTCGCCTCTCCCGCGCCACCCTCAGTTGCACCCGCGCCCGAGGACGGCGATGCCCCCTACCGACGTACACTCAAAGCCCTCGACAAACATTTCGGGCCATCGCGTATTGGCGAAGTCATGGTCAACCGGGCAGAACTCAAGTCGTTGGGTGCCACGGTAAACGGCCATCCGATCAGCCCGGCAAACGCCGGTATGCAAACGCCTGATCAAGGGTTTCTGGACGGGCTTAATTTTGACTCGGCCACGGTCAAGACCCGGCTCAAATCCGTCGACATCCCGGACAGCGGCGTCGTCGCCACGCTGTTCTATGAAATTGCCTGCAAACGCTCGTACAACGCCGCGCCACTGTTCATCGGCGCCGAAGGGCTCGACCCGGGCAGTGCCATGGATCGCCTCAACAAGTTGGGCACCGCCGCACAGAAACTGGATATTCACCGGGTCGACTCATTCCAGAACACGCCCGGTTGGGTCAGCAAGACCAAAAGCTACTTGATGAGCGGCACCGGCGTCGGCCTGCAAGCCTTCGGTATTTACAGCGGCTACCGGGGAATGCTCGATGCGGTCAAGAACGGCGACGCCGGGGAAGCGATCTACCAGGGCGGATCGATCGCCGCCGAATTCGGTTCACTGATCATCGAACAGGGCTTGCGCAAGGGCGGCGAAGCGATGCTCAGGAACGGCTCGACCGCCTTCGGGCATTTCTCGAGCACCTCGGCAGGCAAATTCCTGAGTCGCGGTGCCGGACTGTTTGCCAGTGCAATCACAATGCCTTTCGACATCGTCGATGCCGTCAAATCCTTCAATGCGGCGGCGGATGCAAAAGACAAGGTAGCCCAGGATCACTACGTCAACGGTGCCGTGAGCGTAGCCGGCGCCGGTGTCAGCCTGGTGCTGGGCGTGGCGGCGCTGGCGGGGTTCGGCAGCGTCGCAGGGCCTCTCGGCCTCGCCGCCGCTGCGGTGCTTATTTTCGGCTCGATGATTTACCACGCCGCCCGGGCCGTGGACGACATCGATGACTACATCGAACTGAGCGCTCACGAACGCTTACGCTCGGGCTGGTTCGCCTGCACCGGCCAGGAGCTGGACAAGGAAGTCATGGATCGCTTCAAGATTTCCAAGACCTTCAGTGACTACGACCATCAACTGAGATCCTCAGCCAGGGCCGTGCTGGAAGGCGCCTACAAAGATTCGATCGAACACGTGGTCAACGGTAGCTTCAAGGTGGTCTTGAAAGACGTGCAGGTCTGGCGCCATCGCTGGAATGAAAGCGCCGGGGAGAAACCCTTCAAGCTCGACAGTGAGCCTGTGATTGTCGGCACCGACGACGTCATTAATGCCCGTGACGGCCTGCCGGCCAACCTCAAAGGCAAAGTCACGGGCACGCCGGGCGAGGCCAAGGGTTTGCTCTGGAACCTCGGTGACGGCGATGACCGCGTCGTTGGCGTCCAGGCCAGACCCAATTTGTTCACCTACCGCGACGGCACCAAAACACTGACCGGCGGCGACAAAAACGATGAGTTTTATTACCAGGTCCCCGAGCAGGAACTGAACCGGGCGACCCGCCCCGCGCAATTGAGCTTTATCGATGGCGGTGCGGGCGTCGACACCCTGGCGTTTGAAGGCCAGCGTCCGCTCAGCGATACCCGCCATGTCGGTTACGACGTCAACCTTGTCAGCAACAAGGTCAAATTGCGCGGTCTTGATCCTGAGGGCGACGGCGTCGAGGTCGCGCAACTCACAGCGGTCGAGAACGTCTCGACACTGCGCAAAGGCACGAACCGGGTTACCGGCAACGATCAGGCCAATCAGATTTCGGCCAACGGCTACGACCGCATCAACGCGGGTGCCGGGGATGACACCATCGCGGTACGCGGGCCGGACTGTCATGTGCAGGGCGGTAGCGGCAAGGACCGCTATTACATCGCCGACACCAACGCGCAAACGACGATTGTCGAGGACGGCGCACAGTTGAGCCTGATCGAATTCGGCTGGACGATGGACGTCATCCAGCGCTGGGAAATCGTCGGCACCTCGCTGGTGGTCAGCTCACTGCGTGACCGGGACGGAAGATCCCCGCTGCATGAACTGACCCTTGAAAATGTCTACCAGTGGATCGATGGCAAGCGCCACCGCAAGAACGATCAACTGCTGTTCAAGACCGGCGACGGCTATGAGTTGCTGCCTTCGCTGCCCGCACTGCTGGATGATTCGCCGAGTCAGGACATCGAGGTCGCAGTGAGCGTCAAAGGCCGACCGGCTGCCGCTGCCGTCATCGTCAACAACGGCACGTTTTCGCTCACCGCACAGGGAACCAGACGGCATTTTGTTTCACGCGCAGCAGGCGACGTCGAATTCGTGGCACAACGCAACGCAGCAGAAACGTCGAACGTCATTTACCTGGATTTCAAGCACACGGAAATTATCAGTGTCGGGCTGGACTACGAAGTTCAAACGCGCAAAGGCGTATCGGGCAATACCCACCTGACCTACAAAGACCTCAATCTCTCGATCGCGCTGGCTGGCAAAACCGTGAGGGTGAAAGGTGTCATCCAGACCATCGCGGCGGCCACTGGCTACAGCGGCAGGAACAGCCTCAAAGTCACGACACCCCTGCTGGCCCATGACGTTGCCCTGGTCTTGCAGGACGAGGTGTCCTGGCGCCTGCAAATTCCCGACATGGACTATGAGGACGATGCCAAAAATCCCGGTCACAGAACCCGCAGCACCCGCAGTTGCCTGAAGCGACGCCACGGCAAGTATCTGTTTATCCAGCCGCAAGTGACAGAAACCCAGCGACTGCCGGCAAAAAACAGCAATGTCGATATTGCCGCCAAACCTCACACCGGCATTTATGCCCTGGAAGGTCAAAGTTGCGCTTATGGCGTCTACCTGGCCAGCAACTCGATCATCCGGCTGTCCACCCCCGACGCCCTGGCGAAAAGCGCCGATGCCTCCACCTGGACGCTGTTCACCCGCCGCATGGCCGAAACGGTGACCCGCGACGAGATACGGCTGGACGCCAACCGGTTGCGCATTGGCAGCGCCGTGATCGAATTGCCGGACGTGCCGGATGACGCACCGGTGGAGTCGGTCAGCGTGGCGACCTCGGCAGGCAACATTTATGAAGTCTCGCTGTTGTTCGAGGTGCTGCAACTGTACGTCATCAATGCGCAGGGCTACGCCAGTGTGGATGAGCTGCTGGCGGATCTGCGCAACCACCGCGAACGCGGCGAGCTGGCTGCCCGGGTCGCGGTCACCCACATCGGCGCGTTCCCCTCGATTGACGGCACTGTTATCTACCACACGATTGGCAATTATTGGGGAGTCGAATCAAACCAGACATTACGAATCGCCCCGGAAAACCTGGTCATAACGACAAGCAAGACCGCTTGA
- a CDS encoding LON peptidase substrate-binding domain-containing protein has translation MSLPLFPLNTVLFPGCNLDLQIFEARYLDMIGRCMKQGGGFGVVCILDGHEVGVAAEGFALVGCEARITDFQQQDNGLLGIRVQGGRRFNVLRTEVQRDQLILADVEWLDDEPEQPLQDEDADLVALLKALAEHPMVEALNMGTDALGQQSLANQLAYLLPFAEEDKIDLLQLDDPQQRLDAIQALLDELQGELFA, from the coding sequence ATGAGTCTGCCGCTTTTTCCGCTGAACACAGTGCTGTTTCCCGGCTGCAACCTCGACTTGCAGATCTTCGAGGCGCGCTATCTGGACATGATCGGTCGCTGCATGAAACAGGGGGGCGGCTTCGGCGTGGTGTGCATCCTCGACGGCCATGAGGTCGGTGTTGCTGCCGAAGGTTTTGCCCTGGTCGGCTGCGAGGCGCGGATCACCGATTTCCAGCAACAAGACAACGGCCTGCTCGGCATTCGTGTGCAGGGCGGGCGTCGCTTCAACGTGTTGCGCACCGAAGTGCAGCGCGACCAGTTGATCCTCGCCGATGTCGAGTGGCTGGATGACGAGCCCGAGCAACCGTTGCAGGACGAAGACGCCGACCTGGTGGCGCTGCTCAAGGCCTTGGCCGAGCATCCGATGGTCGAGGCGCTGAACATGGGCACCGATGCGCTTGGCCAGCAATCACTGGCCAATCAGTTGGCTTATCTGCTGCCGTTCGCCGAGGAGGACAAGATCGACCTGTTGCAACTCGATGATCCGCAACAACGGCTGGATGCTATTCAGGCGTTGCTCGATGAGTTGCAGGGTGAACTGTTCGCCTAG
- a CDS encoding LrgB family protein: MLFDWHGAWASVIHHPLFGIGITLGAYQLVLAAFEKTRWIFLQPVLVSMLLVIGVLVGCGLTYAEYRKSTEILSILLGPATVALAVPLYLNLRRIRQLFWPIFTTLVIGGVVATGMGVALGWWFGAEHMILMTMAPKSVTSPIAMLVAEQIGGVAALAAVFVLITGVIGAIFGPTLLNRLGVHSPEARGMALGMTAHAVGTAVAMQESDECGAFAALAMSLMGVATAVFLPLAVSMVV, from the coding sequence ATGCTTTTCGACTGGCACGGCGCCTGGGCGTCGGTGATTCATCATCCCTTGTTCGGCATCGGCATCACCCTCGGTGCCTATCAACTGGTGCTGGCGGCGTTCGAGAAAACCCGCTGGATCTTTCTGCAACCGGTGCTGGTCTCCATGTTGTTGGTGATCGGCGTGCTGGTCGGCTGTGGCCTGACCTACGCCGAGTACCGCAAGAGCACCGAAATCCTCAGCATTCTGTTGGGACCGGCGACGGTGGCGCTGGCCGTACCGCTGTATCTCAATCTGCGGCGCATTCGCCAATTGTTCTGGCCGATTTTTACTACGCTGGTGATAGGCGGAGTGGTCGCTACGGGCATGGGTGTGGCGCTGGGCTGGTGGTTCGGTGCCGAGCACATGATCCTGATGACCATGGCGCCGAAGTCGGTGACCTCGCCGATTGCCATGCTGGTGGCGGAACAGATCGGCGGTGTCGCGGCGCTGGCGGCGGTGTTCGTACTGATCACCGGGGTCATCGGCGCGATCTTCGGCCCGACCCTGTTGAACCGCCTCGGCGTACACAGCCCTGAAGCGCGCGGCATGGCGTTGGGGATGACGGCGCACGCGGTCGGCACGGCGGTGGCGATGCAGGAAAGTGATGAGTGCGGTGCCTTCGCGGCGCTGGCGATGAGTCTGATGGGCGTGGCCACGGCGGTGTTCCTGCCGTTGGCGGTGTCGATGGTGGTGTAA
- a CDS encoding CidA/LrgA family protein → MLLRGLTMLVLFQLLGTALNHLLLPVLPGPIIGLLLLLVFLIVRGEVGEPLNLAAGSLLRYLPLLLVPPAVGVMVYASDIAADFWAIVGALVVSLILSMAFAGVLMQRLVKRHAHRSEES, encoded by the coding sequence ATGTTGCTACGTGGCCTGACCATGCTGGTGCTGTTCCAATTGCTCGGTACGGCGCTCAATCATTTGCTGTTGCCGGTGCTGCCTGGGCCGATCATCGGTCTGCTGTTGTTGCTGGTGTTCCTGATCGTTCGCGGTGAAGTCGGCGAACCGCTGAACCTCGCGGCCGGCAGTCTGCTGCGTTATCTGCCGTTGTTGCTGGTGCCGCCGGCCGTGGGCGTGATGGTTTATGCGAGCGACATTGCCGCGGATTTCTGGGCGATTGTCGGCGCCCTAGTGGTGTCGCTGATTCTGTCGATGGCCTTCGCCGGCGTGCTGATGCAGCGCCTGGTCAAACGTCACGCGCACCGTTCGGAGGAGTCCTGA